In the genome of bacterium, the window GGCCAAGTCGGCCAGCATCAGCTCGGTGTCGATGACCTCGATGTCGCGGAGCGGGTCGACGCTGCCCTCGACGTGGACGACGTCGTTGTCTTGAAAGCAGCGGACGATGTGGGCGATGGCGTCGGTGTTCTTGATGTTGCCCAAGAATTGATTGCCCAGGCCCTCGCCCTTGGAGGCGCCTTTGACCAGGCCGGCGATGTCGACGAACTCGACCGAGGTCGGGATGAGCTTCTGCGGCGGAATATACTGGGCGATCCGGGCCAGCCTTTCATCGGGCAGGGGGACGACGCCGACGTTGGGATCGATGGTGCAGAAAGGATAGTTCGCGGCCTGGGCCCCGGCGTGGGTCAGGGCGTTGAAGATGGTGGATTTGCCGACGTTGGGCAGGCCGACGATGCCGCAATTGAATCCCATGCCCCCGGACCTAACTTAGCCCCGGCGGGCGAGTAAAGCCCAATTAGACGCAGCTGCAGTCGACGCAGGGCAACTCGTCGGCGCAGTCGACGTCGGCATCGCAGGCTCCGCCGAAGGGCACGGTGCCGGGCTCGACGTTGACCGGCGCGCAGCCGTTGGGAGTCGGCGAGGGGCTCGGCCCGCCTTCGCAAAGGCAATTGAAGGAGCAGGTTTGGCCATCCGGACAATGCGAATCGACCGCGCATTCAGCCCCATTGCTGCCGGGCTCGCAGGAGCAGTCGCTGACGAAATCAAAAGGATTTTCGTCGCAAGTTTGGTGGGCTGGACAGTCGTTGTTGTTCAAGCAGCCGCAACCGCCGGTGCTTCCGAATTTGCCGAGCGCCAGAGCCGCTTCGCTGCATTCATCGTTGTTGCTGCAGCTGGCGAAGGCGAGGACGAAGAGGAGCAGGAAAATTTTCCAGGGCATGGAAACCTCCTTCCATGGGCGTGAGCTAAAATTCTTGGTCCCGCCGGGAGCTTTGACAAGAAATAATAGCGATGCCGGCTGAGCCGGGTCCGGAGAGGCCGGGCCGACGGCACCGTCCATGACTTGCTCCAATCCGCGGCTTTAGCTAACTTGCCGCCATGCACCGGCTTTTCTTGGTACTGGGGCTGATTTTCGGGGTTTCGGCCGGACAAGCGATGGAGGTGAAGGACGTGCCCAATCCGCGGGTCGAGCGGGGGAGCTATGTCCAAGACTCCGGCGGCTTGCTTAACCCCGACGACATCGCCAAGCTCGACAGCCTCGCCGTCGAGCTCGAAGCCAAGACCGGGGCCGAGCTGGCCTTCGTCACGATCGACCAGCTCGGCGGCATCGACGTCGAGGAATTCGCCAGCCGGCTCTTCAAACAATATGGCGTCGGCAAGAAGGGCCGGGACAACGGCATCCTGGTCTTGGTGGCCCGCGACGACCGGCGCTTTCGGGTCGAGGTCGGTTACGGCTTGGAAGGAACCCTGCCCGACGCCCTCTGCAAGCGGCTGATGGATCAGAAAGCGGTTCCGCGCTTCAAGCAGGGAGCTTTCGGCCTCGGTCTCTATGATTTGGGCGTGGCGTTGGCCACCAAGGTCGCGCAAAGCGAAGGCGTGGCTTTGAGCTTGCCCGGGCCGCCCGAAGCGGTGGACTCGGCCGAGGGGGCCCCGCCGCTCGGCTTGCTGGATTCGCCGCCGGAGCCATCGCCTTGGTCCGAATGGCGGCGCTGGCTTGGCGGGCTTTCCGTGCTCGGCTTGACCCTGCTGTTCATCGGCTGGCGGACCGCGCGGTTCCATCTCTCGCCTTCGATCGCCGGCCGCCGGCTGGCCTTCGGAAAATCCGGCACCGAATTTCCGGTTTTGCTGGTCCTCTTCGTCTTGGTCGTCACATTTTTCACCGCCGGCTTCGGCGGCGTCCATGTTTTGGTCATGCTCGGCGGGACCGTTTCGGCCGTGGGCTTGTGGGCGATATGGCGGAAAATTTACGGGCCGCGGGTCGAGAGCTACCGGCGCTTTTGCCCCAGCTGCCGAAAGCCGATGCAGCTGATCAATGAAAGAGAGGACGATTCCCGGCTGAAGGAAAATGAGATCGCCGAGGAGATTGCCGAAGGCATGGATTATGAGTTTTGGCGCTGCGCCCGCTGCCGCGCCGAGGAGCGCTTCGACGTCAAGCTGCCCTACGCCGATCCCTGTCCGCGCTGCCAAAACCGCAGCCTGGTGACCCTCATCGCCACCGTGGCCGAAGCCACTTACACTTCCAAGGGCCAGAAACGGACCGATAAGAATTGCAAGTACCGGGCCTGCAAGTTCGCCGAGACCACTTACCAGACCATCCCGATGAAGACGCGGTCCAGCTCCAGCGGGGGCTCCGGCGGCTACAGCGGCGGCGGTGGCGGCTCTTTCGGCGGGGGAAGCTCCGGCGGCGGCGGGGCTTCGGGCGGGTGGTGATTATTTCTTCCGTTCAATCACGTAATCGGCCAAACGCAGCAAGGCTTTCTTGGCCGGGCTGTCGGAGAGGGCCTTGAGGCTGGCCTTGGCGGCTTCCTTGCGCTCGCCGGCCAGCCCCAGGGCATAGTCGAGAGCGCCGTACTTTTTTAAAATCTCCAGCACCTTGAGGAAGATGTCGCGGCGGGCGCTGATCGTGGCGTCGCGGATGGTCTCGCGCTCTTCGTCGTTGCAGCGCTCCAGGGCGTAGAGCAGGGGCAGGGTGATCTTGCCTTCCTTCAGGTCGACGCCCTTCTCTTTGCCGAACTCGGCCTCGACGCTGACATAGTCCAGCACGTCGTCGGCCAACTGGAAGGCGATGCCCAGGTGCATGCCATAGTCGGCCAGGGCCCGCTCGATCGCCGGCTCGGCCTGGGCGATGATCGCGCC includes:
- a CDS encoding TPM domain-containing protein — encoded protein: MHRLFLVLGLIFGVSAGQAMEVKDVPNPRVERGSYVQDSGGLLNPDDIAKLDSLAVELEAKTGAELAFVTIDQLGGIDVEEFASRLFKQYGVGKKGRDNGILVLVARDDRRFRVEVGYGLEGTLPDALCKRLMDQKAVPRFKQGAFGLGLYDLGVALATKVAQSEGVALSLPGPPEAVDSAEGAPPLGLLDSPPEPSPWSEWRRWLGGLSVLGLTLLFIGWRTARFHLSPSIAGRRLAFGKSGTEFPVLLVLFVLVVTFFTAGFGGVHVLVMLGGTVSAVGLWAIWRKIYGPRVESYRRFCPSCRKPMQLINEREDDSRLKENEIAEEIAEGMDYEFWRCARCRAEERFDVKLPYADPCPRCQNRSLVTLIATVAEATYTSKGQKRTDKNCKYRACKFAETTYQTIPMKTRSSSSGGSGGYSGGGGGSFGGGSSGGGGASGGW